The following are from one region of the Stigmatella ashevillena genome:
- a CDS encoding SDR family oxidoreductase: MKTVLITGCSSGYGLETARHFHAQGWNVVATMRTPREGVLPRSDRLRVVALDVTKPESIAAALEACAPIDVLVNNAGIGLMGAFEATPMTTVREVFETNTFGMMAMTQAVLPQFRARNSGVIVNVTSSATLAPMPLVAVYTASKVAVEGFTASLAFELEAFNVRVKLVEPGYCPSTSFTSNGRPRMEGLFPKAYAPFAERIFASFGQLAAVTSESDVAEVVWRAANDSTGKLRFPAGPDAVALAQAT, encoded by the coding sequence ATGAAGACGGTGCTCATCACGGGTTGCTCTTCTGGTTATGGCCTCGAGACCGCACGCCACTTCCACGCGCAGGGCTGGAACGTGGTCGCCACCATGCGAACACCGCGCGAAGGCGTCTTGCCTCGGTCGGATCGGCTCCGCGTCGTGGCGCTCGACGTGACGAAGCCCGAAAGCATCGCGGCTGCGCTTGAGGCCTGTGCGCCCATCGACGTTCTCGTCAACAACGCTGGCATTGGGCTCATGGGCGCCTTCGAGGCCACGCCGATGACCACGGTGCGCGAGGTGTTCGAGACCAACACCTTCGGCATGATGGCGATGACGCAGGCCGTGCTGCCCCAGTTTCGTGCGCGCAATTCGGGAGTGATCGTCAACGTGACCTCGAGCGCGACGCTGGCGCCCATGCCGCTGGTGGCCGTGTACACTGCGAGCAAGGTGGCCGTCGAAGGGTTCACCGCGTCGCTCGCGTTCGAACTCGAGGCATTCAATGTCCGGGTGAAGTTGGTTGAGCCAGGCTATTGCCCAAGCACGAGCTTTACGAGCAACGGGAGGCCCCGCATGGAGGGGCTGTTCCCCAAGGCGTACGCGCCTTTCGCAGAGCGCATCTTCGCTTCTTTTGGGCAGTTGGCTGCGGTGACGAGCGAGTCCGACGTGGCCGAGGTGGTGTGGCGCGCCGCGAACGACTCGACGGGGAAGCTTCGTTTCCCAGCCGGTCCCGACGCGGTGGCGCTCGCTCAAGCGACATAA
- a CDS encoding LysR family transcriptional regulator, whose protein sequence is MSRGLGSHSLDGLGVLRAVVEAGSFVGAGEALGLTQPAVSRAVARLEARVGVRMFHRTARSISLTDEGRRFYESIASHLRAIEEATSEAGDASAKVRGRLRVNVDQGTGQFVLTPHLAPFLAQHPGLFVELAVRDRMGDLVREGFDVAVRFGLPEPSALKARLLMRTRIVTCASPEYIARHGVPRRPSDIEKHQCVLMRDPSTGSHFGWEFMRGRKIVRVNATGHLMVNQVGPLLAACLGGQGIAQVLEFYTREFLADGRLVQLLPEWADEMYPLYAYHHSAQFMSAAVRAFLDFVAALTRG, encoded by the coding sequence ATGTCTCGTGGACTCGGCAGTCATTCGCTCGACGGGCTCGGCGTCCTCCGCGCCGTCGTGGAGGCGGGGAGCTTCGTCGGCGCGGGGGAGGCTTTGGGCCTCACGCAGCCTGCCGTCAGTCGCGCGGTCGCGCGCCTCGAGGCGCGCGTCGGCGTGCGCATGTTCCATCGTACCGCCCGCTCCATCTCGCTGACCGACGAAGGCCGTCGATTCTACGAGTCGATCGCGTCCCACCTCCGCGCCATCGAAGAGGCGACGAGCGAGGCAGGGGACGCCTCGGCCAAGGTGCGCGGCCGTCTGCGCGTGAACGTCGACCAAGGCACCGGGCAGTTCGTGCTGACGCCTCACCTGGCACCGTTCCTCGCGCAGCACCCCGGCCTCTTCGTGGAGCTTGCCGTGCGAGATCGCATGGGCGATCTCGTCCGAGAAGGCTTCGACGTCGCCGTCCGGTTTGGTCTCCCGGAACCGTCGGCGTTGAAGGCCCGGCTGCTCATGCGCACGCGCATCGTCACGTGCGCATCGCCCGAGTACATCGCGCGGCATGGGGTGCCACGCCGTCCAAGTGACATCGAGAAGCATCAGTGCGTTCTGATGCGAGATCCCTCCACGGGAAGCCACTTCGGATGGGAGTTCATGCGTGGGAGGAAGATCGTCCGAGTGAACGCGACGGGACATCTGATGGTGAACCAGGTCGGTCCGCTGCTCGCCGCATGTCTTGGGGGACAAGGAATCGCGCAGGTGCTCGAATTCTACACACGCGAGTTCCTTGCCGACGGTCGGCTTGTTCAATTGCTCCCGGAGTGGGCCGACGAGATGTATCCCCTTTACGCGTACCATCATTCCGCGCAGTTCATGTCGGCCGCGGTCCGTGCCTTCTTGGATTTCGTTGCCGCACTGACGCGCGGGTAG
- a CDS encoding TetR/AcrR family transcriptional regulator has product MRRRLVAEGGRLIKERGVQGAGVDGVARAVGLSGAALYSHFKSKQDFLREVLREELGASARRFLAANATWEEAVARYLSLPHVRNAAAGCVLPAVTPDVARSDEAVRHAFGEGLAEVVRALGEKTGRHDEALGVVAAALGAVALARALPDDESAKQVLDSTRALITAAMKVHAPAPE; this is encoded by the coding sequence GTGAGGCGACGCCTCGTCGCTGAAGGCGGACGCCTCATCAAGGAGCGCGGAGTCCAGGGAGCTGGCGTCGACGGCGTCGCCCGGGCGGTTGGCCTCAGCGGCGCGGCGCTGTACTCGCACTTCAAGTCGAAGCAGGACTTTCTTCGTGAGGTGCTCCGCGAGGAATTGGGCGCCAGTGCGCGGCGATTTCTCGCTGCGAACGCGACGTGGGAAGAAGCAGTCGCGCGCTACTTGAGCCTCCCCCACGTGCGCAATGCAGCGGCAGGCTGCGTGCTTCCCGCGGTCACACCCGACGTTGCGCGCAGCGACGAAGCGGTTCGGCACGCCTTTGGGGAGGGCCTCGCCGAAGTCGTACGAGCGCTCGGAGAGAAGACGGGGCGCCACGACGAGGCCCTCGGCGTTGTCGCCGCGGCGCTCGGTGCGGTGGCGCTGGCGCGCGCACTGCCTGACGATGAGAGCGCAAAGCAGGTCCTCGATTCGACTCGCGCGTTGATCACGGCCGCGATGAAGGTCCATGCGCCGGCACCGGAGTAA
- a CDS encoding helix-turn-helix domain-containing protein, with the protein MKEIHYRLLIAPFGGMLRSLIRNDSHASAIARAIAHIRRDFRSSIAIPELARRVGMSTSSFHKHFRTVTSSTPLQYQKDLRLLAARRLLMTAEASVSDAAYEVGYQSPNQFSREYARKFGVQPRKDLA; encoded by the coding sequence GTGAAAGAGATCCACTACCGCCTGCTGATCGCGCCGTTCGGCGGGATGCTGCGGAGCCTCATCCGGAATGACAGCCACGCGAGCGCCATCGCGCGCGCCATCGCCCACATTCGCCGCGACTTCCGTTCGTCTATCGCGATCCCCGAGCTCGCGCGGAGGGTCGGGATGAGCACGTCGTCGTTTCACAAGCACTTCCGGACCGTCACATCCTCTACGCCGCTTCAGTACCAGAAAGACCTCCGCCTGCTGGCGGCGCGACGGCTGCTCATGACGGCCGAAGCCTCCGTCTCCGATGCCGCGTACGAGGTCGGCTACCAGAGCCCGAACCAGTTCAGCCGGGAGTACGCGCGCAAGTTTGGCGTGCAACCCCGCAAGGACCTCGCGTAG
- a CDS encoding crotonase/enoyl-CoA hydratase family protein, with translation MTSLVTEETDGFVRKIGLNRPEKRNAMNIALFEQLSAAFARAEADEAVRVMVIFAHGPMFTAGIDLMDVFPRLGEADSLFRSAGVDPWGTHGPARTKPLIVAVHGKCLTLGVELMLAGDVTIASEDATFEQIEIDRGIFPFGGGTARWVQTMGWGNAMQYLLTGDALDAREAHRLGLVQRVVAREALLETAMGLAQRIASKPPLAIKATLESARTAVLEGERAAAAKLFPAVMRLAATEDTNEAFTAFMERRPATFHGR, from the coding sequence ATGACTTCGCTCGTGACTGAAGAGACCGATGGTTTTGTGCGCAAGATCGGCCTGAACCGCCCTGAGAAGCGGAACGCGATGAACATTGCGCTCTTCGAGCAGCTGTCGGCAGCCTTCGCGCGGGCCGAGGCGGATGAAGCCGTTCGCGTGATGGTGATTTTTGCCCACGGTCCGATGTTCACCGCAGGCATCGATCTCATGGATGTGTTCCCACGTCTTGGCGAGGCCGACTCCCTGTTTCGCTCGGCGGGAGTGGATCCCTGGGGAACGCATGGCCCCGCGCGCACCAAGCCGCTCATCGTCGCGGTGCACGGTAAGTGCCTCACGCTCGGCGTCGAACTGATGCTCGCCGGTGATGTCACCATCGCCTCCGAGGACGCCACGTTCGAGCAGATTGAAATTGATCGCGGCATCTTCCCGTTTGGTGGTGGGACTGCTCGCTGGGTGCAAACGATGGGGTGGGGAAACGCGATGCAGTACCTCCTCACCGGCGATGCGCTCGACGCGCGCGAGGCGCATCGGCTGGGGCTCGTGCAGCGCGTCGTGGCCCGGGAGGCGCTCTTGGAGACGGCGATGGGTCTTGCCCAGCGCATCGCGTCGAAGCCTCCCCTTGCCATCAAGGCAACCCTTGAGAGCGCGCGTACCGCCGTGCTGGAGGGCGAGCGCGCCGCCGCTGCGAAGTTGTTCCCCGCCGTCATGCGGCTCGCCGCGACGGAAGACACCAACGAGGCCTTCACGGCATTCATGGAGCGACGGCCCGCCACCTTCCACGGCCGTTAG
- a CDS encoding AraC family transcriptional regulator yields MNDPLSEVIALLQPRTVFSKRISGAGRWGVRYSAFGQPSFCAMLDGRCRLAVDGERALTLEAGDFVLLPATPGFTLSGFEPVRPERIDPKVTPAPTDEVRHGTRGGRPDVRLLGGYFVFDSPDAALLVSLLPALVHVRGVERLSVLVRLVGDETNEQRSGRDLVLTRLVEVLLIEALRLTSGEDAPPGLLRGLADARLAPAIRQMHGQLARAWTVAQLAKTAALSRSAFFERFSRTMGLPPMEYLLAWRMAVARDLLRRQDFGIAEVAERVGYGSASTFSTAFSRHVGQSPSRYARLGVAPAASSPFIMKSNPAA; encoded by the coding sequence ATGAACGACCCTCTCTCGGAAGTCATCGCGTTGCTTCAGCCGCGCACCGTGTTCTCAAAGCGCATCAGCGGCGCCGGCCGCTGGGGTGTTCGCTACTCGGCCTTCGGCCAGCCGAGCTTCTGTGCCATGCTCGATGGCCGCTGCCGTCTCGCTGTCGATGGCGAGCGTGCCCTGACACTCGAAGCGGGCGACTTCGTACTCCTGCCGGCGACACCGGGCTTCACCCTGTCGGGCTTTGAACCGGTGAGGCCAGAGCGCATCGACCCCAAGGTCACGCCCGCACCGACGGATGAAGTCCGCCACGGCACGCGCGGTGGACGCCCCGACGTGCGGCTGCTCGGAGGCTATTTCGTCTTCGACTCGCCTGACGCGGCCCTCTTGGTGTCGCTGCTTCCAGCACTGGTACACGTGCGCGGTGTCGAACGGCTCTCCGTACTGGTGCGGCTCGTCGGCGATGAAACGAACGAGCAGAGATCGGGTCGCGACCTCGTGCTCACGCGGCTCGTGGAGGTTCTGCTCATCGAAGCGTTGCGGTTGACCTCGGGTGAAGACGCACCTCCGGGGCTCCTGCGTGGGTTGGCCGATGCGCGGCTCGCACCCGCGATACGGCAAATGCACGGACAGCTCGCGCGCGCGTGGACGGTGGCTCAGCTCGCGAAGACTGCGGCGCTTTCGCGCTCGGCCTTCTTCGAGCGCTTCAGCCGCACCATGGGCCTACCGCCCATGGAATACCTGCTCGCCTGGCGCATGGCTGTCGCGAGGGATCTGCTCCGCCGCCAAGACTTCGGAATCGCCGAGGTCGCCGAGCGCGTTGGCTACGGCTCGGCGAGCACCTTCAGCACCGCGTTCAGCCGCCACGTAGGCCAGTCCCCGAGTCGCTACGCGCGGCTCGGAGTCGCACCTGCGGCCAGCAGCCCATTCATCATGAAGAGCAATCCCGCAGCATAA
- a CDS encoding MarR family winged helix-turn-helix transcriptional regulator — MRHFEQRLRPLDFGMAYLPVVIALEENGALLQKQLAEHAHVEQPTMAALLTRMERDGLISRGPHPSDKRASQISLSAKAKARLPLAKEQLGEVAEQATLGFSERERATFIELLRRVVNNLDQG, encoded by the coding sequence ATGCGCCACTTCGAGCAGCGGCTTCGCCCGCTCGATTTCGGGATGGCCTACCTCCCGGTCGTCATTGCTCTCGAAGAGAATGGGGCGCTCTTGCAGAAGCAGCTCGCCGAGCACGCCCATGTCGAGCAACCCACGATGGCCGCGCTTCTCACGCGGATGGAGCGCGACGGGCTCATCTCACGTGGACCGCATCCGAGCGACAAGCGCGCGAGCCAGATCTCGCTCTCGGCGAAGGCAAAGGCGCGTCTTCCCTTGGCGAAGGAGCAGCTTGGAGAGGTCGCCGAACAAGCGACCTTGGGCTTCAGCGAACGCGAGCGCGCGACGTTCATCGAACTTCTGCGCCGCGTGGTGAACAACCTCGATCAGGGTTAA
- a CDS encoding serine/threonine protein kinase, whose protein sequence is MQTPRAPELNPALLPPGTLVGSWRVLAWAGGGVHGAVYQAVPVNMERAPPGALKLALLPRDPRFAREVELLSRVHHPSLPRLRDSGIWQHPGGTLHPFFVMDWVDGAPLYDWAQRHLPSSQQVLRLLAQLARALQALHAQGCLHRDVKGDNVLVRHSDNLALLTDLGSGRYPDASTLTPGTLPPGTPAYRSPEACLFELQFFRNPQAHYSAQPTDDLYSLGVTAYRLVTGEYPEFCEPFRDEAGTWHLEGLASAAPIVLNPRVDVQLNALILRMLSLRPEQRGTAEELAEALEQAAQRSNPDSTRSLFVQETPLSEAPVERAGPPSHTRSWPLHLAAAAALLPLLVLGTWLGRESPLTFPQPPPALTQEAEEVHLDDGGTAGLGDEAVPASSVVAPPLSTPGGQTEDTLPEVLPGQRRPDAKGRCARPQQTPLNGGCWIKTALAREECETLKGSMFQGTCYLPVPPHERQPTSRPVHNP, encoded by the coding sequence ATGCAGACTCCCCGAGCCCCCGAGTTGAACCCTGCGCTTCTTCCCCCAGGTACCCTTGTGGGATCCTGGCGCGTGCTGGCCTGGGCGGGCGGTGGCGTCCACGGAGCCGTCTATCAGGCCGTCCCAGTCAACATGGAACGTGCCCCTCCTGGGGCGCTCAAGCTCGCTTTGCTTCCCAGAGACCCTCGCTTCGCACGCGAGGTGGAGTTGCTCTCTCGCGTGCATCACCCCAGCCTCCCCAGGTTGAGAGACTCTGGTATCTGGCAACACCCGGGCGGCACGCTCCATCCGTTCTTCGTGATGGACTGGGTAGACGGAGCGCCATTGTATGACTGGGCCCAGCGACACCTCCCCTCCTCTCAGCAAGTGCTCCGGCTTCTGGCCCAGTTGGCACGCGCCCTCCAAGCCCTGCACGCCCAAGGATGCCTCCACCGCGACGTCAAGGGCGACAACGTCCTGGTGCGCCACTCCGACAACCTCGCCCTGCTCACGGACTTGGGCTCCGGCCGCTACCCGGACGCGTCCACCCTCACCCCCGGTACCTTGCCTCCAGGCACTCCTGCCTACCGCTCTCCGGAGGCCTGCCTGTTCGAACTCCAGTTCTTCCGCAACCCCCAGGCCCATTACTCCGCACAGCCGACCGATGACCTCTACTCCTTGGGGGTCACCGCCTACCGGCTCGTCACCGGCGAATACCCAGAGTTCTGCGAACCTTTCCGGGATGAGGCAGGCACCTGGCACCTGGAGGGCCTTGCCTCAGCCGCTCCGATCGTCCTCAACCCCCGCGTGGATGTGCAGCTCAATGCATTGATCCTGCGGATGCTCTCGCTGCGCCCCGAGCAGCGCGGCACTGCGGAGGAATTGGCCGAAGCACTGGAGCAAGCCGCGCAGCGCTCAAATCCCGACAGCACCCGCTCGCTCTTTGTCCAAGAGACGCCGCTCTCGGAAGCCCCGGTCGAGCGGGCCGGACCTCCATCTCACACCCGTTCTTGGCCCCTTCATCTCGCTGCGGCAGCAGCGCTTTTGCCACTCCTCGTGCTGGGCACCTGGCTTGGGAGGGAGTCCCCCCTGACGTTTCCGCAGCCGCCCCCTGCCCTCACACAGGAGGCGGAGGAGGTCCACCTGGATGATGGTGGCACAGCAGGGCTCGGCGACGAGGCAGTGCCCGCTTCGTCCGTGGTTGCTCCCCCCCTCTCCACGCCAGGAGGGCAGACGGAGGACACGCTCCCCGAGGTGCTTCCAGGACAGAGGCGGCCCGACGCAAAGGGGCGCTGTGCGCGCCCGCAGCAGACTCCCCTCAACGGCGGGTGTTGGATCAAGACCGCACTGGCGCGCGAAGAGTGCGAAACCCTCAAAGGCTCCATGTTCCAGGGGACGTGCTATCTGCCCGTCCCCCCTCATGAGCGCCAGCCCACCTCACGCCCTGTGCACAACCCGTAA
- a CDS encoding SDR family oxidoreductase gives MRIFVTGATGFVGFAIVQELLGAGHKVLGLARSDAGAALLKAAGVEVHHGSVEDLDSLRSGASASDGVIHTAFNHDFSKYKEACELDRCAIEALGAGLAGSDHPLIVTSAMGILPKGLLGTEETAPVSGAHAHPRAATEEAVDVVAARGVNVSVVRLPPSVHGDGDHGFVPILIGIARQKGACAYLGDGTNRWPAVHRLDAAHLYRLVLEKGSAGARYHAVAEEGIPLRDIASAIGRRLNVPIVSKARDEAAQHFTWFADFAALDVPASSTRTQELLGWRPRQPGLIADLEHGRYFET, from the coding sequence ATGCGTATCTTTGTTACCGGGGCCACGGGCTTTGTCGGTTTTGCCATCGTTCAGGAACTTCTCGGCGCAGGACACAAGGTGCTCGGCCTGGCTCGCTCGGATGCAGGTGCTGCGTTGCTCAAGGCGGCCGGAGTCGAGGTGCATCACGGTTCGGTCGAGGATCTCGACAGCCTTCGCAGCGGAGCGTCCGCATCGGATGGCGTCATCCACACGGCCTTCAATCACGACTTCTCGAAGTACAAGGAGGCCTGTGAGCTCGACCGGTGCGCCATCGAGGCGCTCGGCGCTGGGCTCGCTGGCTCGGACCATCCCCTGATCGTCACCTCGGCGATGGGGATTCTGCCAAAGGGGCTCCTTGGCACCGAAGAGACGGCGCCCGTGTCGGGGGCCCACGCGCATCCTCGCGCGGCCACAGAGGAGGCAGTGGATGTGGTGGCGGCACGTGGTGTGAACGTCTCGGTCGTGCGTCTGCCTCCCTCGGTCCATGGTGATGGCGATCACGGTTTCGTTCCAATCCTCATCGGTATCGCGCGACAGAAGGGTGCCTGCGCGTATCTGGGCGACGGAACGAACCGCTGGCCTGCGGTGCATCGGCTCGACGCTGCGCACCTCTATAGGCTCGTGCTCGAGAAGGGCTCCGCAGGAGCCCGATATCACGCGGTCGCCGAGGAGGGCATCCCGCTCCGGGACATCGCATCCGCGATCGGTCGTCGCCTGAACGTGCCGATTGTCAGCAAGGCCCGTGACGAGGCGGCGCAACACTTCACCTGGTTCGCGGACTTCGCGGCGCTCGATGTCCCTGCCTCAAGCACGCGGACGCAAGAGCTGCTTGGCTGGCGCCCGCGACAACCTGGGCTCATCGCCGACCTCGAGCACGGTCGCTACTTCGAGACCTGA
- a CDS encoding serine hydrolase domain-containing protein, translated as MAGVRQGVWCFLGLIPWLVGATPVPAEPAEQLVGVWGSERVLGPQLRGELTLAREEGAWRARIAGFEVPARVDGRKISAVFPGAQGELRGTLAEDGQRVTGHWIQPRVLMSGMKFATPVELRALQAGVWRGEVAPLEDRFSLYLSIRKQPDGSVSAFIRNPERNFGNRMVFRVGLQGSAVRLTATPGNMQLEGTFDAQAGRLSLLLPSMDTVFDFTRRDRTQAVGLYPRTPAPGPYVYQRPVAEEDGWATASLADVHMDVQPIRQLVQRILDQEPGPESSPAIQGLLVARHGKLVVEEYFQGFDKERPHDLRSAAKSYASVLMGIALDQGAPFTVDTPVVSMFPEYKGRVSNLDARKRKLTVAHLMTMSTGLACDDEDPASPGNEDRLEEGIPDWYKYTLDLPMVREPGEKAVYCSANINLLGGVLRNATRMWIPEFFAKNLATPLQMRGYHIDLMPTGEQYLGGGIYMRPRDALKLGQLFLSGGVWNGRRVVSQRWVERSTANHATMGDGRTYGYTWWRHELHVGGRMYSQYEASGNGGQLVMVVPELELVVMFTAGNYNHAAIWRKFREELLPQFILGAVTSQAPVAQAQTASVSSVERYQQVDALFAPWTGTATPGCAVAISRDGVQDYAQGYGMSNLEYGVPMTPDSIFHVASISKQFTAFSIGLLAQEGRLSLKDDIRKYLPEMPDYGKKITIANLIHHTSGLREQFHLLNLAGWRGDDLMTEQDVLWVAAKQRGLNFEPGAEYLYNNTEYTLLAVIVKRVSGKSLRTFADERIFRPLDMKDTHFHDDHTEIVPKRTSAYAPREGEGWRISVPVFDHYGSTSLFTTVGDLLKWEENFVHARVGGRALVDSMQTVATLSSGAATGYGGGLGIGTYRGLRIFGHSGADGGYRANVIAFPDQRLAIVALCNGSTAVPGELTRKVADVYLRERLAAVTPPTMKVPEAALAALVGIYWSLLSDQVLRLEVKDGALRRAGSPVPLVPLDSGVFRVGDSTEEWRFPALAAGAPVDAPRELHIRDTDDSLPPRVFTRVTTRVPAASARGPFAGQYRSDEVDMTFTVLIADGQWTMRWPRQKAAALEAIGGDRFVSDVLGTVTFTRSASGEVDGLTISTPRVRRLRAERLATGKGRSR; from the coding sequence ATGGCTGGCGTTCGACAGGGCGTCTGGTGCTTCCTCGGGCTGATTCCGTGGCTTGTCGGTGCGACCCCCGTGCCGGCAGAGCCGGCGGAGCAACTGGTGGGAGTCTGGGGCAGCGAGCGCGTCCTCGGGCCACAGCTCCGAGGGGAATTGACGCTGGCGCGGGAGGAAGGCGCCTGGCGCGCGCGCATCGCGGGATTTGAAGTCCCGGCCCGGGTGGACGGCAGGAAGATTTCCGCCGTCTTCCCAGGAGCGCAGGGCGAGCTGCGGGGGACGCTGGCGGAGGACGGTCAGCGCGTCACCGGCCATTGGATTCAACCGCGTGTGCTGATGAGCGGCATGAAGTTCGCCACGCCGGTGGAACTGCGTGCGCTTCAGGCGGGTGTCTGGCGTGGAGAGGTGGCCCCCCTGGAGGATCGGTTCTCGCTGTACCTGAGCATCCGGAAGCAGCCGGATGGCTCCGTGAGTGCTTTCATCCGCAACCCGGAGCGGAACTTTGGCAACCGGATGGTGTTCCGGGTCGGCCTCCAGGGCAGCGCCGTCCGTCTCACGGCCACGCCGGGGAACATGCAGCTCGAGGGCACGTTCGACGCGCAGGCGGGGCGGCTGTCGCTGCTCCTGCCGTCCATGGACACGGTGTTCGACTTCACCCGCCGGGACCGGACCCAGGCCGTGGGCCTCTATCCCCGTACGCCCGCGCCGGGTCCCTACGTGTACCAGAGACCCGTCGCAGAGGAAGACGGCTGGGCGACGGCCTCGCTTGCCGATGTCCATATGGACGTCCAGCCCATCCGCCAGCTCGTCCAGCGCATCCTCGACCAGGAGCCCGGTCCGGAGTCCTCGCCCGCCATCCAGGGATTGCTCGTCGCACGTCACGGGAAGCTGGTGGTCGAGGAGTATTTCCAGGGCTTCGACAAGGAGCGCCCCCATGACCTGCGCTCCGCGGCGAAGTCCTACGCCTCCGTGCTGATGGGCATTGCGCTGGACCAGGGCGCCCCCTTCACCGTGGACACGCCCGTCGTCTCGATGTTCCCCGAGTACAAGGGGAGGGTGTCGAACCTGGATGCGCGCAAGCGCAAGCTCACCGTCGCGCACCTGATGACCATGTCGACGGGGCTTGCCTGCGACGACGAGGACCCGGCCTCGCCTGGAAACGAGGACCGGCTCGAGGAGGGCATACCGGACTGGTACAAGTACACGCTGGACCTTCCGATGGTGCGCGAGCCCGGGGAGAAGGCCGTGTACTGCTCGGCGAACATCAACCTGCTGGGCGGCGTCCTGCGCAATGCGACCCGCATGTGGATTCCGGAATTCTTCGCGAAGAACCTCGCCACCCCCCTTCAGATGCGCGGTTACCACATCGACCTGATGCCCACGGGTGAGCAGTACTTGGGGGGCGGCATCTACATGCGCCCGCGCGACGCGCTCAAGCTCGGGCAACTCTTCCTCTCCGGTGGAGTGTGGAATGGACGGCGTGTGGTGAGCCAGCGCTGGGTCGAGCGCTCTACCGCGAACCACGCGACGATGGGGGACGGCCGGACGTATGGCTATACGTGGTGGCGCCATGAACTCCATGTCGGCGGCCGCATGTATTCGCAATACGAGGCCAGCGGAAACGGCGGGCAATTGGTGATGGTTGTTCCCGAGCTGGAGCTCGTCGTGATGTTCACTGCGGGCAACTACAACCACGCAGCCATCTGGAGGAAGTTCCGGGAGGAGCTCTTGCCCCAGTTCATCCTCGGTGCTGTCACCTCGCAGGCCCCCGTCGCCCAAGCCCAGACGGCGAGTGTTTCGTCTGTAGAGCGCTACCAGCAGGTCGATGCGCTGTTCGCCCCGTGGACCGGTACCGCGACGCCGGGATGTGCCGTGGCGATCTCCCGCGATGGTGTGCAGGACTATGCGCAGGGCTACGGCATGTCGAATCTTGAGTACGGCGTTCCCATGACGCCGGATTCGATCTTCCACGTTGCCTCCATCTCCAAGCAGTTCACCGCTTTTTCGATTGGGCTGCTGGCACAGGAGGGGAGACTGTCGCTGAAGGACGACATCCGGAAATACCTGCCGGAGATGCCGGACTATGGAAAGAAGATCACCATCGCGAACCTGATTCATCACACCAGCGGCCTGCGGGAACAGTTTCATCTGCTGAATCTGGCCGGCTGGCGAGGCGATGATCTGATGACCGAGCAGGACGTGTTGTGGGTCGCGGCGAAGCAGCGCGGGCTGAACTTCGAACCGGGCGCGGAGTACCTCTACAACAACACGGAGTACACACTGCTGGCAGTGATCGTCAAGCGCGTGTCGGGCAAGTCGCTGAGGACGTTTGCCGATGAGAGGATTTTTCGGCCGCTGGACATGAAGGACACGCATTTCCATGACGACCACACGGAGATCGTGCCGAAGCGAACGTCGGCCTACGCTCCGCGGGAGGGAGAAGGGTGGCGCATCAGCGTCCCGGTGTTTGACCACTACGGCTCCACCAGCTTGTTCACCACGGTGGGTGATTTGCTGAAATGGGAGGAGAACTTCGTCCACGCGCGTGTGGGCGGACGAGCTCTGGTGGATTCGATGCAGACCGTGGCCACGCTGAGCAGCGGCGCGGCGACCGGCTACGGCGGCGGCCTGGGCATCGGCACCTATCGCGGATTGCGGATCTTCGGGCACAGCGGCGCGGATGGTGGCTATCGCGCGAATGTCATCGCCTTCCCGGACCAGAGGCTGGCGATCGTGGCACTGTGTAACGGCTCCACAGCCGTGCCAGGCGAGCTGACGCGGAAAGTGGCTGACGTGTATTTGCGTGAGCGCCTTGCCGCCGTGACGCCGCCCACCATGAAGGTACCGGAGGCGGCGCTTGCGGCGCTTGTTGGCATCTACTGGAGCCTCTTGTCGGACCAGGTCCTGCGGCTGGAGGTGAAGGACGGCGCGCTGCGGCGCGCCGGTTCTCCGGTTCCGCTGGTACCTCTCGACAGCGGCGTGTTCCGCGTGGGCGACTCAACGGAGGAATGGCGATTTCCTGCACTTGCCGCCGGAGCGCCGGTCGATGCACCGCGTGAACTGCACATCCGGGATACAGATGATTCGCTGCCGCCAAGGGTGTTCACACGGGTGACCACGCGGGTTCCGGCCGCCTCGGCAAGGGGGCCATTCGCCGGGCAGTATCGCAGCGACGAGGTTGACATGACCTTCACGGTGCTCATAGCGGACGGCCAGTGGACGATGCGATGGCCGCGTCAGAAGGCCGCTGCGCTCGAAGCCATCGGTGGAGATCGATTCGTCAGCGATGTGCTGGGGACGGTCACCTTCACGCGATCAGCGTCGGGCGAGGTGGATGGGCTGACGATCAGCACTCCCCGCGTGCGCCGCCTGCGCGCGGAACGGCTTGCCACGGGGAAGGGACGCAGCCGTTGA